A genomic region of Mycobacterium senriense contains the following coding sequences:
- a CDS encoding MarR family winged helix-turn-helix transcriptional regulator: MAAPTARDIDPLALEHQVCFALATTNRAVLAVYRPLLEPLGLTHPQYLVMLALWDHRKAPAADQFPLSVKQIAAALQMDSATLSPMLKRLEAQGLITRAKNAADERTTDVMLTQRGIALRERALEIPPAVVARLGVELAELENLHRVLTRINAAAVAAGALQS; the protein is encoded by the coding sequence ATGGCCGCTCCGACTGCGCGCGACATCGATCCGCTGGCGCTCGAACACCAGGTGTGCTTCGCGCTGGCGACGACCAACCGGGCGGTCCTGGCGGTGTATCGGCCCCTGTTGGAGCCGCTCGGCCTGACGCATCCGCAATACCTGGTGATGCTGGCGCTGTGGGATCACCGCAAGGCTCCCGCGGCGGACCAGTTCCCGTTGTCGGTCAAGCAGATTGCCGCCGCGTTGCAGATGGATTCCGCCACACTTTCGCCGATGCTCAAGCGCCTGGAGGCGCAGGGGCTGATCACCCGCGCCAAGAACGCGGCCGACGAGCGCACCACCGATGTGATGCTGACGCAGCGCGGAATCGCCTTGCGGGAGCGAGCACTTGAGATTCCGCCCGCCGTGGTGGCGCGTCTGGGTGTCGAGCTGGCCGAACTCGAGAACCTACATCGGGTCCTCACCCGTATCAACGCCGCCGCCGTCGCGGCCGGCGCACTGCAATCCTGA
- a CDS encoding DUF5313 domain-containing protein — protein sequence MTDAKPNLWQRIGYSYGRRLPDSMRTWVARDLAGEGAVRRHMIRWAIPPLLVLAPFWLLPASLYVHTEMTAPLYIWSLLITLALNKVWRRHRLAVHGLDPNLVDVVARRKQARMHEDYIARYGPRPESAEWQSNSSPF from the coding sequence ATGACCGACGCGAAACCCAATCTGTGGCAGCGGATCGGCTATTCCTACGGCCGGCGACTGCCCGACTCGATGCGCACCTGGGTGGCCCGCGATCTGGCCGGGGAGGGAGCCGTTCGCCGGCACATGATCAGGTGGGCGATCCCGCCCCTGCTGGTGCTTGCTCCGTTCTGGCTGTTGCCGGCCTCGCTCTACGTGCACACGGAGATGACCGCGCCGCTCTACATCTGGTCGCTGCTGATAACGCTTGCCCTGAACAAGGTCTGGCGCCGCCACCGGCTGGCGGTCCATGGACTGGACCCGAACCTGGTCGACGTGGTCGCCCGCCGGAAACAGGCGCGGATGCACGAGGACTACATCGCCCGCTACGGGCCGCGACCCGAATCGGCCGAATGGCAGTCCAACAGCAGCCCCTTCTAG
- a CDS encoding mycofactocin-coupled SDR family oxidoreductase encodes MTGRVEGKVAFVTGAARGQGRSHAVRLAQEGADIIAVDICKPIREGVLDTAIPASTPEDLAETADLVKGHNRRIFTAEVDVRNFDALKAAVDNGVEQLGRLDIIVANAGIGNGGETLDKTSEEDWTEMIDINLAGVWKTVKAGVPHLIAGGNGGSIILTSSVGGLKAYPHTGHYVAAKHGVVGLMRAFGVELGQHMIRVNSVHPTHVKTPMLHNDGTFKMFRPDLENPGPDDMAPICQLFHTLPIPWVEPIDISNAVLFFASDEARYITGVTLPVDAGSCLK; translated from the coding sequence ATGACCGGACGTGTTGAGGGCAAAGTCGCTTTCGTCACCGGAGCGGCACGCGGTCAGGGCCGCAGCCATGCGGTGCGGTTGGCCCAGGAGGGTGCCGACATCATCGCCGTCGACATCTGTAAGCCCATCCGCGAGGGCGTGCTGGACACCGCGATCCCGGCGTCGACGCCCGAAGACCTCGCCGAGACCGCCGACCTGGTCAAGGGGCACAACCGCAGGATCTTCACGGCCGAGGTCGATGTCCGCAACTTCGACGCACTCAAGGCGGCGGTGGACAACGGCGTCGAGCAGCTCGGCCGGCTCGACATCATCGTGGCCAACGCCGGAATCGGCAACGGCGGCGAGACTTTGGACAAGACCAGTGAAGAAGACTGGACCGAGATGATCGACATCAACCTGGCCGGCGTGTGGAAGACGGTGAAAGCCGGTGTGCCGCACCTGATCGCGGGTGGCAACGGCGGTTCGATCATCCTGACCAGCTCGGTGGGCGGGCTCAAGGCCTACCCCCACACCGGCCACTACGTCGCGGCCAAGCACGGCGTCGTCGGGCTGATGCGCGCCTTCGGAGTTGAGCTGGGACAGCACATGATTCGCGTCAACTCCGTGCACCCGACCCACGTCAAGACGCCGATGCTGCACAATGACGGCACCTTCAAGATGTTCCGCCCGGACCTGGAAAACCCGGGTCCGGACGACATGGCGCCGATCTGCCAGCTTTTCCACACGCTGCCGATCCCCTGGGTTGAGCCGATCGATATCAGCAACGCGGTGCTGTTCTTCGCCTCCGATGAAGCTCGCTACATCACCGGTGTGACGCTGCCCGTCGACGCGGGCAGCTGCCTGAAGTAG
- a CDS encoding TetR/AcrR family transcriptional regulator: protein MTNPSEEPAWKQRAVERSIKTAKLRAAQRVQRFLDAAQAIIIEKGSTDFTVQEVVDRSRQSLRSFYLQFDGKHELLLALFEDALSRSADQIRAATESQTDPLERLQVAVQLLYEASRPDPTAKRPLFTDFAPRLLVTHPAEVKVAHAPLLALLTELMDAAHDAGKLRTTINPKRVAAMTMQTVMFIAQSSGGPDDATMHPITAEEVWDFCSRGFVA, encoded by the coding sequence GTGACCAACCCCAGCGAAGAGCCGGCCTGGAAGCAGCGTGCCGTCGAGCGGTCCATCAAGACTGCGAAACTGCGCGCGGCGCAACGTGTTCAGCGCTTCCTCGACGCGGCCCAGGCCATCATCATCGAAAAGGGCAGCACGGACTTTACCGTGCAGGAGGTCGTGGACCGCTCCCGCCAATCGTTGCGCAGCTTCTACCTGCAATTCGACGGCAAGCACGAGTTGCTGCTGGCGCTCTTCGAGGACGCCCTGAGCCGATCGGCCGACCAGATCCGCGCCGCCACCGAGAGCCAAACCGATCCGCTGGAGCGGCTGCAGGTCGCCGTCCAACTCCTCTACGAGGCGTCCCGCCCGGACCCCACGGCCAAGCGTCCGCTGTTCACCGACTTTGCTCCAAGGTTGCTGGTGACGCATCCTGCGGAGGTCAAAGTCGCCCATGCGCCGCTCCTCGCGTTGCTGACGGAGCTGATGGACGCGGCCCACGACGCCGGAAAGCTGCGTACCACCATCAATCCCAAGCGGGTGGCCGCCATGACCATGCAGACCGTCATGTTCATCGCGCAATCCAGCGGCGGGCCCGACGACGCGACGATGCACCCCATCACCGCCGAAGAGGTATGGGACTTCTGCTCACGCGGATTCGTCGCGTAG